Proteins encoded together in one Acidobacteriota bacterium window:
- a CDS encoding PilZ domain-containing protein yields MSNSGGLIHRSAPLNTGKLISAYYLEIEYLLERVEGANTLYQTLGLERSANNEEVILAYQKAVTVLHPSYHKVRAAVPDEMLVRVDQAFKKVSQAFSVLTNTDKRAQYDGQRSPRAYATLPLNAAEAQTQKRAGAAQPGDGESVRTPKVKAEAVEINVSPEMRPVFTKAHASEAPVERRRCERFKLSVPVLVAGYDGTGGKWQEVSKTIDVSRMGVAVRMRSRVKHGLVVHITLPLPTKLRSHGFSEAGYNMYAIVRRVEPLIDGFRVVGLEFIGAHPPTDYLYKPWATFRTQKWNGADRRREPREERTEPVAVEYLDGSMQRVAREAAVTENVSPSGARVCVRAAPPEFEFVRITSPNRSFNSIALVRNQWTGTDGFERLCLQFVDNKWPM; encoded by the coding sequence ATGAGCAACTCCGGCGGACTAATCCATCGGTCGGCGCCGTTGAACACCGGCAAGCTGATTAGTGCTTACTACCTCGAGATCGAATACCTGCTCGAGCGAGTCGAAGGCGCGAACACTCTCTATCAAACACTAGGCCTCGAACGCTCGGCCAACAACGAAGAAGTGATTCTGGCTTATCAGAAGGCGGTCACGGTACTTCATCCGTCTTACCACAAAGTCAGAGCCGCAGTGCCCGATGAGATGCTGGTGAGGGTCGATCAGGCATTTAAGAAAGTGTCGCAAGCATTCTCGGTGCTGACCAACACCGACAAGCGCGCGCAATACGACGGGCAGCGCAGTCCCCGCGCGTATGCAACACTGCCGCTCAACGCCGCCGAAGCGCAGACTCAAAAACGCGCCGGCGCGGCACAACCGGGAGACGGCGAATCGGTTCGCACTCCCAAAGTGAAAGCCGAGGCCGTGGAGATCAATGTCTCGCCCGAGATGCGCCCGGTTTTCACCAAGGCGCACGCTTCCGAGGCTCCCGTCGAACGACGGCGCTGTGAACGTTTCAAACTCTCCGTCCCGGTGCTTGTGGCCGGCTACGACGGCACGGGCGGAAAATGGCAAGAGGTAAGCAAGACCATTGATGTCAGCCGCATGGGTGTTGCGGTTCGAATGCGCAGCCGCGTCAAACACGGGCTGGTCGTCCACATAACCTTACCGTTGCCTACCAAACTGCGCAGCCATGGTTTTTCGGAGGCCGGCTACAATATGTACGCGATCGTGCGTCGAGTCGAGCCTCTCATCGATGGCTTTCGCGTTGTTGGACTCGAGTTTATCGGCGCCCATCCGCCTACCGACTATCTTTACAAGCCGTGGGCGACATTTCGGACTCAGAAGTGGAACGGCGCCGATCGTCGCAGAGAGCCGCGTGAGGAACGAACCGAGCCCGTCGCCGTGGAATATCTCGATGGGTCGATGCAACGAGTCGCGCGTGAAGCAGCGGTCACCGAAAACGTCAGCCCGAGCGGCGCTCGAGTATGCGTCAGGGCCGCGCCGCCTGAGTTTGAATTCGTTAGAATCACCAGCCCGAATCGCAGCTTTAATAGCATCGCATTGGTGCGCAACCAATGGACTGGCACTGACGGCTTCGAGCGCCTGTGCCTGCAGTTTGTCGACAATAAGTGGCCGATGTAG
- the xdh gene encoding selenium-dependent xanthine dehydrogenase, whose protein sequence is MANRIEFTLNASARAVEVEDGTSLLEVLRERCGVISPKDGCSPQGQCGCCTVIVDGKALVACAVPAKSVAGKTVLTLEGFSELERDTFADSFIAAGGLQCGFCTPGIVVRAKNLIDKTPDPSDDQINRILSMHHCRCTGYVKIVDSIKLAAKGLRGEAVAQSNGHHGRIGTSTPRYEARELALGDRPYIDDMSFPGMLHGAVLLSEHPRALVKRIDTSKAKEISGVAAIVTAADTPGQRHQGLIYNDWPMFVAEGEETRYVGDVIAAVAAIDRRTARMAAQAIEVDYEVREPITDPEAALKPGAPKLHKKGNLLSRSEINRGNVDEALKSSAHVATHTFQTQFIEHMYLEPESCIAMPEGDGLRVYTQGQGVFDDRRQIASFLGMPESKIFVALVSNGGAFGGKEDMSVQAQTALLARITGSPVKLTLSREESLRLHPKRHPIKMTYTVGCDAEGRLTAVKADMIGDKGAYASVGSKVLERAAGHCTGPYKVDNVHVVSLAAYTNNPPCGAMRGFGANQAAFAIDSMIDILAEKVGIDGWEIRYLNALDVGGTFCTGQVMESSVGLKKTLEAVKDIYKSAKYAGIACGIKNVGIGNGMPEYGRAMLEVRDDETVGIYTGFTEMGQGLFTVLQQTACEETGLSPGVFNFVSADTKYELDCGQTTGSRGTFLGCRGVQEAARKLKADLDQQKTLRDLAGKTYYGEVLIDDTVSLETKVEKPRTHFAYGFATQVVILDDDGRVKKVVAAHDVGKVMNPALLEGQIEGSIHMGLGYALTEEFRVENGIPQTLTVNSQGLLRARHMPEVQLIMIEDTHPQGPFGAKGVGEIGLVPTAPAVAGALYKYDGIRRYTLPMKDSPAARFIRGAARKERTDAE, encoded by the coding sequence ATGGCTAACCGAATCGAGTTCACCTTGAACGCAAGCGCGCGCGCGGTCGAGGTTGAAGACGGAACGTCGCTACTGGAAGTATTGCGTGAGCGCTGCGGAGTAATCTCGCCGAAGGATGGCTGCAGTCCCCAAGGTCAGTGCGGATGCTGCACGGTGATCGTCGACGGCAAAGCGCTCGTCGCGTGCGCGGTGCCCGCCAAAAGCGTCGCCGGCAAGACCGTGCTGACCCTCGAAGGGTTCAGCGAGCTCGAGCGTGACACCTTCGCTGACAGTTTCATCGCTGCCGGCGGATTGCAGTGCGGATTCTGCACGCCCGGCATCGTAGTCCGAGCCAAGAACCTGATCGATAAGACCCCAGATCCGAGTGACGATCAAATCAATCGCATCTTGAGCATGCATCACTGCCGGTGTACCGGCTACGTGAAGATCGTCGACTCAATCAAGCTGGCGGCGAAAGGGCTGAGAGGCGAAGCCGTCGCGCAGTCGAATGGCCATCACGGGCGAATCGGAACCAGCACGCCGCGCTACGAAGCTCGCGAGCTTGCGTTGGGCGACCGGCCGTATATCGACGACATGAGCTTCCCGGGAATGCTTCACGGCGCCGTCCTGTTGTCCGAGCATCCGCGCGCGCTTGTAAAACGCATCGACACCAGCAAGGCGAAAGAGATCTCCGGGGTCGCTGCGATAGTCACCGCCGCCGACACGCCGGGGCAGAGACATCAGGGGCTGATCTATAACGACTGGCCAATGTTCGTCGCCGAAGGCGAAGAAACCCGCTACGTCGGCGACGTAATCGCCGCCGTTGCTGCAATCGATAGACGAACGGCTCGAATGGCGGCTCAGGCAATTGAGGTCGATTATGAAGTGCGCGAGCCGATTACGGACCCGGAAGCCGCGCTGAAACCCGGCGCGCCGAAGCTTCACAAGAAGGGTAACCTGCTCAGCAGGTCTGAAATCAATCGCGGCAACGTGGACGAGGCGCTGAAGAGTTCTGCTCACGTCGCGACGCACACATTTCAAACGCAATTCATCGAGCATATGTACCTCGAACCCGAGTCGTGCATCGCTATGCCGGAAGGCGACGGTCTGAGAGTGTACACACAGGGCCAGGGAGTCTTTGACGACCGGCGACAGATCGCCTCGTTCCTCGGGATGCCTGAAAGCAAGATCTTTGTCGCGCTGGTTTCAAACGGCGGCGCATTCGGCGGCAAGGAAGACATGAGCGTTCAAGCTCAGACCGCGCTGCTCGCCCGGATCACCGGCAGTCCCGTGAAGCTCACGCTGAGCCGCGAGGAAAGCCTGCGCCTTCACCCCAAGCGCCATCCTATTAAAATGACCTACACGGTTGGCTGCGACGCCGAGGGACGGCTTACCGCGGTGAAAGCCGACATGATCGGCGACAAAGGCGCCTATGCATCGGTCGGGTCAAAAGTCCTCGAGCGAGCCGCGGGTCACTGCACCGGGCCCTACAAGGTCGACAACGTACATGTCGTCTCGCTTGCGGCCTACACAAACAATCCGCCGTGCGGGGCGATGCGCGGGTTCGGCGCCAATCAAGCCGCATTCGCGATCGACTCGATGATCGACATCCTTGCCGAGAAGGTCGGCATCGACGGATGGGAAATTCGTTACCTCAACGCCCTGGATGTGGGCGGAACATTCTGTACCGGCCAGGTGATGGAATCGAGCGTCGGCTTGAAGAAGACTCTCGAGGCAGTGAAGGACATTTACAAGAGCGCGAAGTACGCGGGGATCGCTTGCGGCATCAAGAACGTGGGCATCGGCAACGGCATGCCGGAATACGGCAGGGCGATGCTCGAAGTGCGCGACGACGAAACGGTCGGCATATACACGGGATTCACCGAGATGGGGCAGGGGCTGTTCACCGTACTGCAGCAGACCGCTTGCGAAGAGACCGGGCTTTCACCGGGCGTTTTCAATTTTGTGTCGGCCGACACGAAGTACGAGTTGGATTGCGGGCAAACGACCGGGTCGCGCGGGACCTTCCTTGGTTGCCGAGGGGTGCAGGAAGCCGCGCGCAAGCTCAAGGCTGACCTCGATCAGCAGAAGACGTTGAGGGACCTGGCGGGCAAGACTTACTACGGCGAGGTTCTGATAGACGACACGGTCTCACTCGAAACGAAAGTTGAAAAGCCCAGGACGCATTTCGCATACGGCTTTGCGACACAGGTTGTGATTCTGGACGACGACGGCCGCGTCAAGAAAGTCGTCGCGGCGCATGACGTCGGCAAAGTGATGAACCCCGCGCTGCTCGAAGGCCAGATAGAAGGTTCCATACACATGGGTCTGGGCTACGCGCTGACCGAGGAGTTCAGAGTTGAGAACGGAATACCGCAGACGTTGACCGTTAACTCGCAAGGCTTGCTGCGCGCGAGACACATGCCCGAAGTGCAGTTAATCATGATTGAAGATACACATCCGCAGGGACCGTTCGGCGCGAAGGGCGTTGGCGAGATCGGACTCGTACCCACAGCTCCTGCGGTCGCCGGAGCACTGTACAAGTACGATGGCATTCGCAGGTACACGCTTCCGATGAAGGATTCTCCGGCGGCGCGATTCATTCGCGGCGCCGCCAGAAAGGAAAGAACCGATGCTGAGTAA
- a CDS encoding RNA-binding protein: MGKRMYVGNLSYQTTEADLTNLFEQVGPVESANIITDRDTGRSKGFGFVEMSNEDAEKAIAQFNGTEMNGRALTVNEARPREERSGGGGRGGYGGGGGGGRGGRGGGGGGGGGGRGGYGGNRY; encoded by the coding sequence ATGGGTAAAAGAATGTACGTAGGAAACCTGTCGTACCAGACGACAGAGGCGGATCTGACTAACCTGTTCGAACAGGTTGGACCGGTCGAGTCGGCTAATATCATCACGGATCGTGACACTGGACGTTCGAAGGGCTTCGGCTTTGTGGAAATGAGCAACGAGGATGCTGAGAAGGCAATCGCGCAGTTCAACGGAACCGAAATGAACGGCCGTGCGCTTACGGTCAATGAAGCGCGTCCCCGTGAGGAGCGTTCTGGCGGCGGCGGTCGCGGCGGCTACGGCGGAGGTGGCGGCGGTGGCCGCGGCGGTCGTGGTGGTGGCGGCGGCGGCGGCGGCGGCGGCCGCGGGGGATACGGCGGAAACCGATACTGA
- a CDS encoding TonB-dependent receptor → MSAFDESDKPVSGVLVEAKLKGSVVAAAATNEKGEAELAKLAPGTYEIVVSKESFEPLTQGDVVLTAGAPVEIRFTMIPKVQLKDVVVNVQAGADTSIEKGASPAAALRRGEIKDIPARPATVKDTLPLVPGVVRSTEGEIKIAGTGEHRSALVVNAADVTDPATGQFGVTVPVDSVETIEVFKTPYLAQFGRFTAGVVSVETRRGGDKWNFELNDPLPEFRIRSGHLRGIREASPRVTFNGPLIANKFYFSEGLEYDLQKRPDRTLPFPFNESKQQSVNSFTQFDYVLSPVNQLTGTFHIAPRQMEFVNLNFFDPQPVTPTFSAHDYTGTVINRWTIGSSLLESTLAIKRFSGNVWGQGEQDMVLTPTGNSGNYFSSQSRRASRAEWLETYSLPPIAFYGAHNLKFGSSIAHTGNRGEFAARPVLIEDNEGRLVKRIDWVGGETFDRTDLETAFFGQDHWVITPKLAMDVGTRFERQGITDTIRVAPRVGLAWTPFANQQTTLRGGFGLFYDRVPLSVFAFNGYPEQVVTTFGPKGEIIDGPRHFINITDRAISTFPLLFSRNVIGNFSPYSETWNVEIEHPVTKMLRVRANYLQSNSFGLVIFTPRVLQGQDALVLGGSGRSGYNQLELTARLSLRDNQQLFFSYVHSRSRGDLNEFNNYLGNFPFPVVRPNTFTNLSGDLPNRFLAWGLVRLPWKMRIAPMIEWRNGFPYASTDVTQNYAGIPNQNRFRNFFSLDSRISKDFKLSDKYTVRFSVSGFNVTNHFNPLQVHSNIEDPAYGVFFGNHKRRFRLDFDVIF, encoded by the coding sequence GTGAGTGCGTTTGACGAGTCTGACAAGCCCGTCTCTGGTGTGCTCGTCGAGGCAAAACTCAAAGGCTCGGTCGTAGCGGCGGCGGCTACGAACGAAAAGGGAGAAGCGGAGCTCGCCAAACTCGCGCCCGGGACCTACGAGATTGTCGTCTCCAAAGAATCCTTCGAGCCGTTGACTCAAGGGGACGTGGTACTGACAGCCGGGGCTCCCGTCGAGATCAGGTTCACGATGATTCCGAAGGTCCAGCTCAAGGACGTCGTCGTAAACGTGCAAGCAGGCGCGGACACGTCAATCGAGAAAGGCGCTTCCCCTGCGGCCGCGCTCAGGCGCGGGGAGATCAAAGACATTCCAGCCAGGCCTGCGACCGTCAAGGATACGCTGCCGTTGGTACCCGGCGTTGTGCGCTCAACTGAGGGAGAGATAAAGATCGCCGGCACCGGAGAGCACCGGAGCGCGCTTGTCGTCAACGCGGCCGACGTCACCGATCCGGCTACCGGCCAATTCGGCGTGACCGTTCCCGTCGATAGCGTCGAGACGATTGAAGTTTTCAAGACGCCTTACCTAGCTCAGTTCGGACGTTTCACCGCAGGAGTGGTTTCTGTCGAAACGCGGCGCGGCGGCGACAAGTGGAATTTCGAGCTCAACGACCCGCTGCCTGAGTTTCGTATTCGCAGCGGCCATCTACGCGGAATACGTGAAGCTTCGCCGCGCGTGACGTTCAATGGACCGTTGATCGCGAACAAGTTTTACTTCTCTGAAGGCCTCGAGTACGACCTTCAGAAGCGGCCGGATCGAACGCTGCCGTTTCCGTTCAACGAGAGCAAGCAACAGTCAGTGAATTCGTTTACGCAGTTTGACTATGTTTTGTCACCGGTGAACCAGCTGACGGGGACGTTCCACATTGCGCCGCGACAGATGGAATTCGTCAACCTCAACTTCTTCGACCCGCAGCCGGTCACGCCCACTTTTAGCGCTCATGACTACACCGGAACCGTGATTAACCGCTGGACGATAGGCAGCAGCTTGCTTGAAAGCACTCTGGCGATCAAGCGCTTCAGTGGGAATGTCTGGGGGCAGGGCGAGCAGGACATGGTCCTTACCCCGACCGGCAATTCAGGGAATTATTTCAGCAGCCAGAGCCGCCGTGCTTCGCGCGCCGAGTGGCTCGAAACATATTCGCTTCCCCCGATCGCTTTCTACGGCGCTCACAATTTGAAGTTCGGCTCGTCCATCGCGCACACCGGCAATCGCGGCGAGTTCGCGGCGCGGCCGGTGTTGATCGAGGACAATGAAGGGCGATTAGTGAAGCGAATAGATTGGGTCGGAGGGGAAACCTTCGATCGTACCGATCTCGAGACGGCGTTCTTCGGGCAGGACCATTGGGTCATCACGCCGAAGCTCGCAATGGATGTAGGCACGCGCTTCGAGCGGCAAGGTATCACCGATACGATTCGGGTAGCCCCCCGTGTTGGCCTGGCGTGGACCCCTTTTGCCAATCAACAGACGACACTCCGCGGCGGCTTCGGTCTGTTCTACGATCGGGTGCCCCTAAGCGTCTTCGCTTTCAACGGCTATCCGGAGCAAGTCGTTACTACCTTTGGTCCAAAGGGTGAAATCATCGACGGCCCGCGCCATTTTATCAACATAACCGATCGCGCGATATCGACGTTCCCGCTCCTCTTTAGCAGGAATGTCATAGGCAATTTCTCGCCCTACAGCGAAACGTGGAACGTCGAGATCGAGCATCCAGTCACAAAGATGCTTCGCGTCCGGGCGAACTACCTTCAGAGCAACTCCTTCGGTCTGGTGATCTTCACGCCAAGGGTCTTGCAGGGACAGGATGCGCTGGTGCTGGGGGGCAGCGGCAGGTCGGGCTACAACCAATTGGAGCTGACCGCGCGGCTTTCGCTGAGGGACAATCAGCAATTGTTCTTTTCCTACGTGCACAGCCGTTCGCGCGGGGACCTGAACGAGTTCAACAACTACCTCGGGAACTTTCCGTTTCCGGTTGTGAGGCCAAACACGTTCACGAACCTTTCGGGCGATTTGCCGAACCGTTTTCTGGCCTGGGGTCTGGTGCGCCTGCCGTGGAAGATGCGAATCGCTCCGATGATCGAATGGCGGAACGGCTTTCCTTACGCGTCAACCGATGTAACCCAGAACTACGCCGGGATACCCAACCAGAATCGCTTCAGGAACTTCTTCTCGCTGGACTCGCGAATCTCCAAGGATTTCAAGCTGAGCGACAAGTACACGGTGCGCTTCTCGGTGAGCGGGTTCAACGTGACCAATCATTTCAATCCGCTTCAGGTGCATTCCAACATTGAAGACCCGGCTTACGGCGTGTTCTTCGGGAATCACAAGCGTCGCTTCCGGCTTGATTTCGACGTTATCTTCTAG
- a CDS encoding glycosyltransferase family 39 protein — protein sequence MRNRKQILALVGLWGIIYVASCGFPPALLDDADTVHAEAAREMAESGDWVTLNVNKMRYLEKAPLMYWSVALSYKLFGVSEFSSRLPIALAALGLMLATMMLGNFAFGEKAGFYSALCIGTCVGIYLFTRVLWPDVILTLFITMAFYCFLRATEDPGSSRYAYGIYFFGALGVLTKGLIGAAFPAIIIFAYLLVTGEARKLARLKLFTGTLLFLAVAAPWHIAAGLSNPGSMMVGTPAPGQGRGFFWFYFMNEHLLRYIGKRYPADYDTVPLPLFLGLHVVWLFPWSFFLPLAIKEIPRRVRNLNREERATLFFAVWAVLVIVFFCFSTTQEYYTMPSYPAFALLIGCALAKAERTWRESKGKSLLNTTQIALTGLGLVVFVAGAIAVWLTRDIAVEGGISSTLTRNPEAYALSLGHVLDLTPRSLAALRTPIVGTALTFLLGTVGALYLRKRGKHLTSNVSLALMMSAFFFFAHMSLAAFGPYLSSRSLAEEIDREHKEGDLIVINGQYEGGSSINFYTGKMVYILNGRSANLEYGSYFEDAPMIFIDDEGLAKMWGGTNRVFLFTDSSTLEEVTRAARGPIYGLAESGGKLILTNQQSK from the coding sequence ATGCGAAACCGGAAACAAATTCTCGCGCTGGTTGGGCTGTGGGGAATCATCTACGTGGCGAGTTGCGGCTTTCCTCCCGCCCTGCTTGATGACGCCGACACCGTTCATGCAGAGGCCGCCCGGGAAATGGCTGAGTCGGGTGATTGGGTCACGCTCAATGTTAACAAGATGCGCTATCTTGAAAAGGCTCCGCTGATGTACTGGTCGGTAGCGCTTTCATACAAGCTATTCGGCGTGAGCGAGTTCTCGTCGCGGCTTCCAATAGCGCTGGCGGCTCTCGGTCTGATGCTGGCGACGATGATGTTGGGCAACTTCGCCTTCGGTGAGAAGGCCGGATTCTATTCGGCGTTATGCATCGGCACGTGCGTTGGCATTTATCTATTCACGCGCGTCCTGTGGCCGGACGTGATATTGACGTTGTTCATCACGATGGCCTTCTACTGCTTTCTCCGTGCGACCGAGGATCCGGGCTCTTCGCGTTACGCTTACGGCATCTACTTTTTCGGCGCGCTGGGGGTGCTGACGAAAGGACTGATCGGAGCTGCGTTCCCGGCGATCATCATTTTTGCTTACTTGCTGGTCACCGGAGAGGCTCGAAAGCTTGCTCGGCTGAAGCTTTTCACCGGGACACTGCTTTTCCTGGCGGTCGCTGCCCCCTGGCACATCGCGGCCGGGTTGAGCAATCCCGGAAGCATGATGGTGGGCACGCCGGCTCCCGGTCAGGGCCGCGGGTTCTTCTGGTTCTACTTCATGAACGAGCATCTGCTGCGCTACATCGGCAAGCGCTATCCGGCTGATTACGACACGGTACCGCTGCCGTTGTTTCTAGGCTTGCACGTTGTGTGGCTCTTTCCGTGGAGCTTCTTCCTGCCGCTGGCGATCAAAGAGATCCCGAGGCGCGTAAGGAACTTGAATCGCGAGGAGCGAGCCACACTCTTCTTCGCAGTCTGGGCCGTGCTGGTTATCGTCTTCTTTTGCTTCTCGACTACACAAGAGTATTACACGATGCCGTCGTATCCGGCGTTCGCGCTGTTGATCGGTTGCGCGCTGGCGAAGGCGGAAAGAACATGGCGGGAAAGTAAGGGCAAGTCGCTGTTGAACACGACGCAGATTGCGCTCACGGGCCTGGGGCTGGTTGTGTTCGTAGCCGGCGCGATTGCGGTCTGGTTGACCAGAGACATTGCCGTTGAAGGCGGCATCTCCTCGACGCTGACTCGCAACCCGGAAGCGTATGCGTTGTCGCTCGGCCACGTGCTTGATTTGACACCGCGCTCGCTTGCCGCGCTTCGTACTCCGATAGTGGGGACAGCGTTGACGTTTCTGCTGGGGACCGTGGGGGCGCTGTATCTAAGGAAGCGGGGCAAGCATCTGACGTCCAACGTGTCGCTGGCGTTGATGATGTCAGCATTCTTTTTCTTTGCTCACATGAGCCTTGCCGCATTCGGCCCTTACCTCTCCTCGCGCTCGCTGGCCGAAGAGATTGATCGCGAGCACAAGGAAGGCGATCTGATAGTGATCAACGGCCAATATGAGGGCGGATCGTCGATAAACTTCTACACCGGGAAGATGGTCTACATTCTTAACGGCCGCTCCGCGAATCTGGAGTACGGCTCCTACTTCGAAGACGCGCCCATGATTTTCATCGACGATGAAGGGCTTGCTAAGATGTGGGGCGGTACAAACCGCGTTTTCCTTTTCACGGATTCATCAACGCTGGAGGAGGTGACTCGCGCCGCGAGAGGTCCGATTTATGGGTTGGCCGAAAGCGGAGGCAAACTCATACTGACGAACCAACAATCAAAATGA
- a CDS encoding TRAP transporter TatT component family protein has product MRNLILVLMLFLSPVLAYSAQKDPASRADELFAARDYADNLKQGVSLMEQLTAREPSNYEAWWRLARLRYYLGDREKDQTKKTRLFQAGVDAGKKAVALDGTRVEGHFWFAANEGEYADLKGALQSLGLVKTIRKEFEAALAINPAYENGAIYSALGQIDWNLPRLLGGNERRGIERLEEGLKVGPNNAELKVTLAEIYLKKGRRDEAKRLVESVLSVNDQARSPIEMEELRAKARTLLDKLK; this is encoded by the coding sequence ATGAGAAACCTGATCCTGGTCTTAATGCTTTTTCTTTCGCCGGTCCTGGCGTACTCGGCGCAGAAAGACCCGGCCTCGCGAGCCGATGAGTTGTTTGCCGCGCGCGACTACGCGGACAATTTGAAGCAAGGCGTCTCGCTGATGGAACAACTCACCGCGCGCGAGCCTTCGAACTACGAAGCGTGGTGGCGGCTGGCAAGGCTCAGATACTACTTAGGAGACCGCGAGAAAGATCAGACCAAGAAGACCAGGCTGTTTCAGGCTGGAGTCGACGCCGGGAAGAAGGCAGTCGCGCTCGATGGCACACGCGTCGAGGGACATTTCTGGTTCGCAGCCAATGAAGGCGAGTACGCCGATCTCAAAGGCGCGCTTCAGAGCCTTGGTCTGGTGAAAACCATCCGCAAGGAGTTCGAGGCGGCGCTTGCGATCAATCCGGCTTACGAAAACGGCGCAATCTATTCGGCGCTTGGTCAGATCGACTGGAATCTACCGCGACTGCTTGGCGGAAATGAACGGCGCGGCATCGAAAGGTTGGAAGAAGGCTTGAAAGTAGGGCCCAACAACGCCGAGCTAAAGGTGACACTGGCGGAGATCTACCTGAAGAAGGGGAGAAGAGACGAAGCGAAGAGGTTGGTCGAAAGCGTGTTGAGCGTGAATGATCAGGCGCGAAGTCCCATCGAAATGGAGGAGTTGAGAGCCAAGGCTCGCACATTACTCGATAAGTTGAAATAG